A region of Liolophura sinensis isolate JHLJ2023 chromosome 8, CUHK_Ljap_v2, whole genome shotgun sequence DNA encodes the following proteins:
- the LOC135472784 gene encoding ubiquitin carboxyl-terminal hydrolase 3-like encodes MECPHLEENVKISRLPMRTENTPPQFCCSVCKTNKNPWVCLGCGIVNCGRYVNAHAKQHHEEQPQHAVCMDCNSYATFCYNCDEFVTNDTQSGNVEKVRKCIQTVVSAQNHIRDKNRRRGSTESSENNIPSRKKIKTEDGKSLKPRSSGLRNLGNTCFMNAVLQSLSNIQQFCGYIKQLPSLEDKMCKVKKVNPTRKFKDGDAILLVEELRKTLVALWQGSKAAISPESLFSVIWKVVPRFRGYQQQDAHEFMRYLLDRLHTELLTLLPYPNSNSPYIGPKGKSTIVTAIFGGLLQNEVNCLICGMESKKHDPFLDLSLDIPVQFASKSQKPKDGEPVCSVADCLSSFTDIEELEESELYMCSNCKKRQRSTKKFWIRRLPNVLCLHIKRFRWNTCFRVKLETFVDFPLRGLDMSRYVLNNLHETRGSYSGSNEYDLAAVIVHHGSGAGSGHYTAYAIHEGRWYHFNDSTVTACEEETVAKCKAYILFYVRRELKIPEFLNVDSTGQDL; translated from the exons ATGGAGTGTCCGCATTTGGAAGAGAATGTAAAAATCAGCAGGCTTCCGATGAGAACAGAGAATACCCCGCCTCAGTTTTGCTGCTCAG tgtgtaaGACAAACAAAAACCCTTGGGTGTGTCTTGGCTGTGGTATTGTGAATTGTGGCAG ATATGTGAACGCCCACGCCAAACAACACCATGAAGAACAGCCCCAGCACGCAGTGTGCATGGACTGTAACAGCTACGCCACCTTCTG ctacAACTGTGATGAGTTTGTTACTAATGATACCCAATCAGGGAATGTGGAGAAAGTGCGGAAATGTATACAGACAGTAGTTAG TGCTCAGAATCATATAAGAGATAAAAACAGACGCAGGGGTTCTACAGAGTCTTCTGAAAACAACATCCCAAGtaggaaaaaaatcaaaact GAGGATGGCAAATCTCTTAAACCTAGGTCATCTGGTCTTCGCAATTTAGGAAATACATGCTTTATGAATGCAGTCCTTCAGTCATTAAG TAACATCCAGCAGTTTTGTGGATACATAAAACAACTCCCATCGCTAGAAGATAAGATGTGCAAAGTTAAAAAAGTCAACCCTACCAGGAAGTTTAAGGACGGAGATGCAAT ACTGCTGGTTGAAGAACTAAGGAAGACACTTGTTGCTCTCTGGCAGGGCAGTAAAGCAGCCATTTCACCAGAATCTCTCTTCTCTGTTATATGGAAAGTTGTGCCTAGGTTTCG TGGTTATCAACAGCAAGATGCCCATGAGTTTATGCGCTACCTCCTTGACCGTTTGCATACAGAGCTGTTGACTCTACTGCCATATCCCAATAGTAACAGTCCCTACATAGGCCCCAAAGGAAAGAGCACCATAGTTACTGCCATATTTGGGGGCTTGTTGCAGAATGAAGTCAACTGCCTTATATGTGGAATGGAGTCTAAGAAACATGACCCATTTTTAG ATTTATCTCTGGACATTCCAGTCCAGTTTGCCTCAAAGTCACAAAAACCAAAGGATGGAGAGCCGGTGTGCTCAGTAGCAG ATTGTTTATCCAGTTTCACAGATATAGAGGAGTTGGAGGAATCAGAACTCTATATGTGCAGTAACTGTAAAAAACGACAAAGATCAACCAAAAAGTTCTGGATACGTCGACTTCCAAAT GTGCTGTGTCTACACATCAAGAGATTCCGGTGGAATACATGCTTCAGGGTAAAGCTAGAGACCTTTGTGGATTTCCCTCTACGCGGACTGGACATGAGTCGATATGTTTTGAACAATTTG CACGAGACACGGGGAAGTTACTCAGGGAGCAATGAATATGACCTAGCAGCTGTTATTGTACATCACGGATCCGG GGCTGGCTCAGGACATTACACGGCATATGCTATTCATGAAG GGCGGTGGTACCACTTCAATGACAGTACAGTGACTGCCTGTGAAGAAGAAACAGTGGCCAAATGTAAAGCCTACATTCTGTTCTATGTGCGCCGAGAACTGAAGATTCCAGAATTTCTGAACGTGGACTCCACTGGACAGGACTTGTAA